One Alcaligenes ammonioxydans DNA segment encodes these proteins:
- the greB gene encoding transcription elongation factor GreB yields the protein MNKAFVKESDQDDDDDLDTPASALPSGTKNYMTVLGYRRLRSELSHLMNKERPEVVQIVSWAASNGDRSENGDYLYGKKRLREIDRRIRFLTKRLEIAEVVDPGLQPNPDQVFFGATVVYSDSQGEEFTITIVGVDEAEPLQGRISWISPVARALIKAREGDTVVLRTPAGKEELDILSVSYPEPAPAPDLDGDSPI from the coding sequence ATGAATAAAGCCTTTGTAAAAGAGTCCGATCAGGACGATGACGACGATCTGGACACGCCGGCTAGCGCGCTGCCTAGCGGCACCAAAAACTATATGACGGTTCTGGGCTATCGCCGTTTGCGCAGCGAATTGAGCCATCTAATGAACAAAGAACGCCCCGAAGTCGTACAGATCGTCTCCTGGGCCGCCTCCAATGGCGATCGTTCAGAAAACGGCGATTACCTGTACGGTAAGAAACGCCTGCGTGAAATTGACCGTCGCATCCGTTTTTTGACTAAACGTCTGGAAATTGCGGAAGTGGTCGACCCCGGCTTGCAGCCGAACCCGGATCAGGTGTTTTTTGGTGCAACTGTGGTGTACAGCGACAGCCAAGGTGAAGAGTTCACCATCACGATTGTGGGAGTGGACGAGGCCGAGCCTTTGCAAGGGCGTATCAGCTGGATTTCACCGGTTGCCCGTGCTCTGATTAAAGCGCGTGAAGGCGATACGGTTGTGTTGCGTACCCCGGCCGGCAAGGAAGAGCTGGATATTCTGAGCGTGTCCTACCCTGAACCTGCCCCCGCCCCGGATCTGGATGGAGACAGCCCGATTTGA
- a CDS encoding alpha/beta fold hydrolase, with amino-acid sequence MCASAAGTHRMAYWEWGDPHNDQVLMCVHGLTRTGRDFDLLAQRLSSRYRVIAPDVVGRGRSDWLIDPAAYAIPQYVADMLVLIARVKPARLDWVGTSMGGLIALGLQGAQAMSALLRPTRPGPGLASAPLQLPLGRVVLNDVGPALNLTGLQRISEYVGQAVQFETFEQAVDYVRSVSASFGEHSAEEWAQMSRYVFVEHEGKWRRHYDLRLSQAFAQQADVDLEAAQALLWGAYEGLPDKVLIMRGQESDLLKPEVAQEMLQRNPNSQLVTIPKVGHAPMLRNAEQINHIDYFLAG; translated from the coding sequence ATGTGTGCCAGTGCAGCAGGCACGCATCGCATGGCGTACTGGGAGTGGGGCGATCCCCATAACGATCAGGTCCTGATGTGCGTACACGGGCTGACGCGTACAGGCCGGGATTTTGACCTGCTGGCTCAGCGGCTGTCCAGCCGCTATCGCGTCATTGCTCCTGACGTGGTGGGACGAGGTCGCTCGGACTGGCTGATTGACCCCGCCGCCTATGCCATCCCGCAATACGTGGCTGACATGCTCGTGTTGATCGCCCGCGTGAAGCCGGCACGGCTGGATTGGGTCGGTACCTCCATGGGGGGCTTGATTGCGCTGGGCTTGCAAGGCGCGCAAGCCATGTCGGCCTTGCTGCGACCCACACGCCCCGGCCCAGGCTTGGCATCAGCGCCTTTGCAACTGCCTTTGGGGCGGGTGGTGCTCAACGATGTAGGGCCGGCGCTGAATCTGACAGGTCTGCAACGCATCAGCGAATACGTGGGCCAAGCCGTTCAGTTTGAGACTTTCGAGCAGGCGGTGGACTATGTGCGGTCTGTCTCGGCCTCGTTTGGGGAACACTCCGCCGAAGAATGGGCACAGATGTCCCGTTACGTGTTTGTGGAGCATGAAGGAAAGTGGCGTCGTCATTATGACTTGCGCTTGTCACAAGCCTTTGCCCAGCAGGCGGATGTGGACTTGGAAGCAGCGCAGGCTTTGCTCTGGGGGGCTTATGAGGGTTTGCCAGACAAGGTTCTGATTATGCGCGGCCAGGAGTCTGATCTGCTGAAACCAGAGGTGGCGCAGGAAATGTTGCAGCGCAATCCGAATTCCCAACTGGTGACCATCCCCAAGGTGGGGCATGCGCCCATGCTGCGCAATGCCGAGCAGATCAACCACATCGATTACTTTCTTGCTGGATAG
- a CDS encoding PHP domain-containing protein, producing MSVQACLPVDLHCHSIYSDGVLSPAELAERAHANGVKLWALTDHDEIGGLKQARHHAERLGMGFVDGVEISVTWANKTIHIVGLGVNPDHEPLHQALQDVRAGRGQRARQMGERLAELGFPDAYEGAVPFAANPELISRTHFARFLVQQGYCADMNEAFRRYLADGKPAAVETVWASLEEAVGWIRESGGKAIIAHPGRYELDDTRSHALYSQFLELGGVGIEVLTGSHSAQEYSVYTQVARSYGFEVSCGSDFHGPREGRIDLGGLPPLPSGLKPVWHEWL from the coding sequence ATGAGTGTTCAGGCCTGCCTGCCCGTTGATCTGCATTGCCATTCCATTTATTCAGATGGGGTGCTCAGCCCCGCAGAGCTTGCCGAGCGTGCGCATGCTAACGGTGTGAAGCTGTGGGCCCTGACAGATCATGACGAAATCGGTGGCCTCAAGCAGGCCCGGCACCATGCCGAGCGGTTGGGAATGGGGTTTGTTGACGGGGTGGAAATCTCCGTTACCTGGGCGAACAAAACCATCCATATTGTGGGTTTGGGTGTGAACCCGGACCACGAGCCGCTGCACCAGGCCTTGCAGGACGTGCGTGCTGGCCGTGGACAGCGCGCCCGGCAAATGGGCGAGCGTCTGGCGGAGCTGGGGTTTCCTGACGCGTACGAAGGCGCAGTGCCCTTTGCAGCCAACCCGGAGTTGATCAGCCGAACGCACTTTGCGCGCTTTTTGGTGCAGCAAGGATATTGTGCCGATATGAACGAAGCCTTTCGTCGTTACCTGGCTGATGGTAAACCTGCTGCGGTCGAAACCGTGTGGGCCAGTCTGGAGGAAGCGGTAGGCTGGATACGCGAGTCGGGTGGTAAGGCCATTATTGCTCACCCGGGACGTTATGAGCTGGACGACACCCGCAGTCATGCTTTGTATAGCCAGTTTCTGGAATTGGGGGGCGTTGGGATTGAAGTGTTGACGGGCAGTCACTCTGCTCAGGAATACAGTGTGTATACCCAGGTGGCGCGCAGTTATGGTTTTGAAGTGTCTTGCGGGTCGGATTTTCATGGCCCCCGTGAAGGGCGGATTGATTTGGGCGGTTTGCCGCCTTTGCCTTCGGGGTTGAAGCCTGTCTGGCATGAGTGGCTGTAG